One window of Lentisphaera araneosa HTCC2155 genomic DNA carries:
- a CDS encoding amylo-alpha-1,6-glucosidase, which translates to MSQAKLSSSPSTGDHLVKFSGDLQKFTLQSSVPGKAFLRTNLNQSAIRNEQVIRHIENDETEFDLGWNDYPMNDEGNGNFALTLPLSEAGHFRAKAYLKLDDGELLWQDGPDIVLNIEPNSSRYANSIYCAFPRQFGKNKTLLNAPSHDELKTLDEEGYTVIPPSGKFSDLICELDHIFDDLGCNILHLLPINPTPTSYARMGRYGSPYAALDFTAVNPELCNFNLKTTPVQQFCELADAVHQKQGRIIIDIAINHTGWASKIHETNPEWVRRHDNGDIYQPGAWGTVWEDLTELNHKDTELWVYLADVFLTWCERGVDGFRCDAGYMIPEPAWKYIAAKVREQYPETIFLLEGLGGPWETTENMLNHCNLNWAYSELFQNYSKDQVSAYMKYSIDFSQKYGPMVHYAETHDNARLADTSPLWAKSRTTLSALLSHNGCFGFTNGVEWLATEKVNVHGASGLNWGADENLISEIKELNELLLTHPAFFENSLIKEIPLQNSSLLAYERRSKDGSSPLLILINLDMEHGHQLELETPFSCPDLLIGSKQIDSQNLNFQVEPGEILCLGTESDKIASADKKKQIHHAQRVIANLAYKTNKFDLCNNLEAQSQTLLAGPMNWLNEQNIIPTTWEFPFDLKRQVPCPVNSSLLFKAPHNFNIFVFGRKHDSFLAHDGQHYILLLPLEDQGKISYEPLNLEINTPEGIQKHQSTLLRLTTIDQPYTDKYPVEDCNKVILDTNGKGAMMRLNTGISNIWTRYDALLAANLSPDYPENRHIMWRRNRIYVDCHHATYELSEKFLTEIRGNGRNRKLIYELPLGHHRCLILSVQAFMLPGENATTFIITREKSSLKEASQTSVKIYIRLDLEDRDFHSDTKAGAGLEGLWASKVKSTKRELQFSPANDRQLRITSSNGKFMREDEWSYNQYQRNEALRGLESHCDLYSPGFFLLDLKPGDSCTLLGQVIRNKKQAVIKITDIPFPEEKALNSYIDQLREAVGHYVVARDGMKTVIAGYPWFLDWGRDTLICCRGLISAGFGKDVVKILQRFASFEEAGTLPNSIHGADAANRDTSDAPLWFFVACDDYINESGDEKVLKLDCNGRSILQIMESIATNYIAGAPNGIKVDPESLLVYSPSHFTWMDTNYPAGTPREGYPVEIQVFWIKALNILHKYTKQDKWKELADKALASFIQYFWDEQRGFLSDCLHCKTYHPAAQSPADDALRSNQLFAITLDVIQDIEMQKAIFESSSCLLIPGAIRSLADRKNEFPLPVYSNYGKLLNNPENPYFHHYEGDEDTRRKPAYHNGTAWNWPFPSYPEAMLKIYGEEAIPTVKSLLYSSRILFNTGAVEQIPEVMDGSAPHTPRGCDAQAWSVTELIRVLQKCEK; encoded by the coding sequence ATGTCACAAGCTAAGTTATCTAGCTCACCAAGCACAGGCGATCATTTAGTTAAGTTTTCGGGGGATTTACAAAAATTCACATTACAAAGCAGCGTTCCTGGAAAAGCTTTTCTCCGCACCAATCTTAATCAATCCGCAATTAGAAACGAGCAAGTCATTCGTCATATAGAAAATGACGAAACTGAATTTGACCTCGGCTGGAATGATTACCCCATGAATGACGAAGGCAATGGAAATTTCGCCCTCACCCTTCCTCTTAGTGAAGCTGGGCATTTTAGAGCGAAAGCTTATTTAAAACTCGACGATGGTGAACTCTTGTGGCAAGATGGCCCCGATATTGTACTCAATATTGAGCCCAACAGCAGCCGTTATGCCAATTCAATTTACTGTGCTTTCCCTCGCCAGTTCGGCAAAAATAAAACTCTCTTAAACGCCCCTTCTCACGACGAGCTTAAAACACTCGATGAAGAAGGCTACACAGTTATTCCTCCCTCCGGAAAATTCAGTGATCTCATCTGCGAACTCGACCATATTTTTGATGACTTGGGCTGCAATATCTTGCACCTGCTCCCAATCAACCCCACTCCAACAAGTTACGCTCGCATGGGACGCTATGGTTCGCCCTACGCCGCCCTCGATTTCACTGCGGTTAATCCTGAACTCTGCAACTTCAATCTCAAAACCACGCCAGTTCAACAGTTCTGCGAACTCGCCGATGCCGTTCACCAAAAACAGGGACGCATCATTATCGACATCGCCATCAACCACACGGGCTGGGCTTCGAAAATTCACGAAACCAATCCGGAATGGGTACGTCGTCACGATAATGGCGACATCTATCAACCTGGTGCTTGGGGCACGGTTTGGGAAGACCTCACTGAACTCAATCACAAAGACACTGAGCTTTGGGTTTATTTAGCCGACGTCTTCCTCACTTGGTGTGAACGTGGTGTCGATGGCTTCCGTTGCGATGCAGGTTATATGATCCCTGAACCCGCGTGGAAATACATTGCGGCTAAAGTCCGTGAACAGTATCCCGAAACAATCTTTTTATTAGAAGGTTTAGGCGGCCCCTGGGAAACGACCGAGAATATGCTCAATCACTGCAACCTCAACTGGGCTTATTCTGAGTTATTCCAAAACTATAGCAAGGACCAAGTCAGCGCCTACATGAAGTACTCCATTGACTTTAGTCAAAAATATGGCCCCATGGTTCATTACGCAGAAACCCACGATAATGCACGTCTCGCAGACACTTCACCACTTTGGGCTAAATCACGCACCACATTATCAGCTCTACTTTCTCATAACGGATGCTTTGGTTTCACTAACGGTGTCGAATGGCTCGCTACAGAAAAAGTAAATGTTCACGGAGCTAGTGGACTCAATTGGGGCGCTGACGAAAACTTAATTAGCGAGATTAAAGAACTCAATGAGCTCTTACTCACTCACCCAGCTTTCTTCGAAAATTCTCTGATCAAAGAAATCCCCTTACAGAACTCCTCTTTACTTGCTTATGAAAGACGTTCAAAAGACGGGTCAAGCCCCCTCCTCATTCTCATTAACTTGGATATGGAACACGGCCATCAGCTCGAATTAGAGACTCCCTTTTCTTGCCCTGACCTACTGATTGGCAGTAAGCAAATTGATAGTCAAAATTTAAACTTCCAAGTCGAGCCTGGAGAAATCCTTTGCCTCGGTACAGAAAGTGACAAAATTGCTTCAGCTGATAAAAAGAAACAAATTCATCATGCCCAACGTGTGATTGCGAACCTCGCCTATAAAACAAATAAATTTGATTTATGTAATAACTTAGAGGCTCAGAGTCAAACGCTACTTGCTGGCCCGATGAATTGGCTCAATGAACAAAACATCATCCCTACAACTTGGGAATTCCCCTTCGACCTTAAACGCCAAGTTCCTTGTCCGGTAAATTCGTCCCTGCTCTTCAAAGCCCCTCACAATTTTAATATCTTTGTCTTTGGACGTAAACATGACTCCTTCCTAGCTCACGATGGTCAGCACTACATTTTGCTTCTTCCTCTTGAAGATCAAGGAAAGATTTCCTACGAACCCCTTAACTTAGAGATCAATACTCCAGAAGGGATTCAAAAACACCAATCAACTCTGCTGCGATTAACAACTATCGATCAGCCCTACACCGACAAATACCCTGTTGAAGATTGCAACAAGGTGATTTTAGACACCAATGGTAAAGGCGCTATGATGAGACTCAACACGGGCATCTCCAATATTTGGACTCGTTACGATGCGCTTCTCGCTGCCAACTTAAGTCCTGACTACCCAGAAAACCGTCACATCATGTGGAGACGCAACCGTATTTACGTAGACTGTCATCACGCCACCTATGAGCTTAGCGAAAAATTTCTCACTGAAATTCGCGGCAATGGACGCAATCGAAAACTCATCTACGAACTTCCCCTCGGCCATCACCGCTGCTTAATCCTGAGTGTACAAGCCTTTATGCTCCCCGGAGAAAATGCTACCACCTTTATAATCACAAGAGAAAAGAGCTCGCTCAAAGAAGCATCGCAGACCAGTGTCAAAATCTATATCCGCCTCGACCTCGAAGATCGCGACTTCCATTCGGATACAAAAGCGGGTGCAGGACTCGAAGGACTCTGGGCAAGCAAAGTGAAGTCCACGAAACGCGAATTACAGTTTAGCCCCGCCAATGACCGTCAACTCCGCATCACCAGCTCTAATGGTAAATTCATGCGTGAAGACGAATGGTCCTACAACCAATACCAAAGAAATGAAGCTCTGCGTGGACTCGAAAGTCATTGCGACCTTTATAGCCCCGGCTTCTTCCTCTTAGATCTCAAACCTGGTGATTCCTGTACGCTTCTCGGCCAAGTAATCCGCAATAAAAAACAAGCGGTAATTAAAATTACGGACATCCCCTTCCCAGAAGAAAAAGCACTTAACTCATATATTGATCAACTTCGTGAAGCGGTTGGCCATTACGTCGTAGCACGAGATGGCATGAAAACCGTCATCGCTGGCTACCCTTGGTTCTTAGACTGGGGTCGCGACACACTAATTTGCTGCCGTGGACTCATTAGTGCTGGTTTTGGCAAAGACGTTGTAAAAATCCTCCAACGCTTTGCTAGCTTTGAAGAAGCGGGAACACTGCCCAACTCCATTCATGGTGCTGATGCCGCTAACCGCGACACGAGTGACGCCCCTCTTTGGTTCTTTGTTGCCTGTGATGACTATATAAATGAGTCAGGTGATGAGAAGGTTCTCAAGCTCGATTGTAATGGCCGTTCAATCCTCCAAATCATGGAGTCAATTGCGACAAACTATATTGCTGGCGCTCCCAATGGCATTAAAGTTGACCCCGAATCACTCCTCGTTTATAGCCCCTCACATTTCACTTGGATGGACACCAACTACCCAGCTGGCACACCACGAGAAGGTTACCCCGTAGAGATTCAAGTTTTTTGGATTAAAGCCCTCAACATTCTTCATAAATACACTAAGCAAGACAAATGGAAAGAACTTGCCGACAAAGCTCTCGCTTCATTCATTCAGTATTTTTGGGATGAGCAACGTGGCTTTTTATCCGATTGCCTGCATTGCAAAACTTATCACCCGGCGGCACAATCACCTGCCGATGACGCCTTACGCTCGAATCAACTCTTTGCGATCACCCTCGATGTTATTCAAGACATAGAAATGCAAAAAGCTATTTTTGAATCTTCTTCTTGCCTCTTAATTCCAGGCGCTATCAGAAGTTTAGCTGATCGTAAAAACGAATTCCCACTCCCAGTCTACTCCAATTATGGTAAACTCCTTAACAATCCTGAAAACCCTTATTTCCATCATTATGAAGGTGATGAAGATACACGCAGAAAACCTGCTTATCACAATGGCACGGCTTGGAACTGGCCTTTCCCTTCTTACCCAGAAGCAATGTTAAAGATTTATGGCGAAGAAGCTATACCAACAGTTAAGTCCTTACTTTACAGCTCGAGAATACTCTTTAACACAGGTGCTGTCGAACAAATCCCTGAAGTCATGGATGGCTCTGCCCCCCACACACCACGTGGTTGCGATGCCCAAGCCTGGTCGGTAACAGAGCTCATAAGAGTTTTACAAAAATGTGAGAAATAA
- the trpC gene encoding indole-3-glycerol phosphate synthase TrpC — protein sequence MNPADILKKIIATKHIEIKNQESQRDALKKAAYEAGPTTKDFAQALQVNSGLAVIAEVKKASPSAGVISADFDPVKTAKNYQTLGAAAISVLTDKDYFQGSIDYLKQIRQEVELPLLRKDFIIDELQIHEARVAGADTFLLIAAVLTEDEMRNFLAIGREFAMEALVEIHDEEEAHKALAAGAKIIGVNNRDLRNFTTDLSLTGKLAKFIPEDKILVGESGIKTGKDSRQLLDCGCSAILVGESLMRDPQKFKELQAGQA from the coding sequence ATGAATCCTGCTGACATCCTCAAAAAAATCATTGCTACAAAACATATCGAAATCAAAAACCAAGAGAGTCAAAGAGACGCCCTTAAAAAAGCAGCTTACGAAGCTGGCCCGACTACAAAAGACTTTGCTCAAGCGCTGCAAGTCAACAGTGGCCTTGCCGTCATTGCCGAAGTTAAGAAAGCCTCACCTTCTGCAGGAGTGATCTCTGCCGATTTCGATCCCGTCAAAACAGCAAAAAACTATCAAACACTTGGAGCTGCAGCGATTTCAGTCTTAACTGACAAGGATTACTTTCAGGGTTCGATTGATTACCTCAAGCAAATTCGCCAAGAAGTCGAATTGCCACTGCTGCGCAAAGATTTCATTATTGATGAATTACAAATTCACGAAGCTCGCGTCGCGGGCGCCGACACCTTTTTATTGATTGCCGCAGTTTTGACTGAGGATGAGATGCGCAACTTCCTTGCTATCGGTAGAGAATTTGCCATGGAAGCCCTTGTGGAAATCCACGATGAAGAAGAAGCTCACAAAGCCTTAGCGGCGGGCGCAAAGATTATCGGGGTCAACAATCGCGACCTCCGCAACTTCACAACTGACTTAAGCCTCACCGGTAAACTCGCTAAATTTATACCAGAAGATAAAATTCTTGTTGGCGAGAGTGGCATAAAAACTGGAAAAGATAGTCGCCAACTCCTAGATTGTGGCTGTTCCGCAATTTTAGTCGGCGAATCACTCATGCGAGATCCGCAAAAATTTAAAGAACTCCAAGCAGGCCAAGCTTAA
- a CDS encoding lytic transglycosylase domain-containing protein has translation MRKIIFISLIISLSIVAYLNRNRSSDLYDKTIHKASQRHQVPFSLIKAVIRKESSFVARQKGAAGEYGLMQIMPIAADEWARLSKRQKLKYYDILLDPEINIDIGTYLLSVNLKRWRKYDDATALALAEYNAGLGNVRKENWAPEKYDEKVLERITFPMTKKYVSDILLYRTEYLEQDQ, from the coding sequence ATGAGAAAAATCATTTTTATTAGCTTGATTATCAGCTTAAGTATCGTCGCCTACCTCAACCGAAACCGTAGCAGCGACCTCTACGACAAAACGATTCACAAGGCTTCTCAAAGACATCAAGTCCCCTTTTCTTTAATCAAAGCCGTTATTCGCAAAGAAAGTAGCTTTGTCGCTCGCCAAAAAGGTGCCGCAGGCGAATACGGCCTCATGCAAATTATGCCTATTGCCGCCGATGAATGGGCCCGTCTAAGCAAAAGGCAAAAATTAAAATACTACGATATCCTACTCGACCCAGAGATTAATATCGATATAGGAACCTACCTCTTATCAGTTAATCTCAAGCGATGGAGAAAGTACGACGACGCGACTGCTTTAGCCCTAGCAGAATACAACGCAGGCTTAGGCAATGTTCGCAAGGAAAACTGGGCGCCAGAAAAATATGACGAAAAAGTATTGGAAAGAATCACTTTTCCCATGACGAAAAAATATGTAAGTGATATACTTCTATATAGAACTGAATATTTGGAGCAAGACCAATGA